One genomic segment of Gopherus flavomarginatus isolate rGopFla2 chromosome 11, rGopFla2.mat.asm, whole genome shotgun sequence includes these proteins:
- the DBNDD2 gene encoding dysbindin domain-containing protein 2 isoform X2: MHSPADMEHGQRGLEPEQMQQQLKLRDRQKFFEEVFQHDVDFFFPMSHLQIEHRRPPLGSISSMEVNVDMLEQMEMMDLSDQDTMDVFLSCGTEDNNVAGLLPEPSHYQEEITLQVPNAAEIKSRISSTSSVSTDLNSLDTSEEGAETPVVQSDDDEPQEDSPEVQAARS; encoded by the exons CTGACATGGAGCATGGGCAGCGGGGACTAGAGCCAGAGCAGATGCAGCAGCAGCTCAAATTACGTGACAGGCAGAAGTTCTTTGAGGAGGTTTTCCAGCATGATGTGGATTTCTTCTTCCCCATGTCTCACCTGCAGATAGAGCACAGGAGAC CTCCGCTGGGcagcatttcctccatggaggTGAATGTGGATATGCTGGAGCAGATGGAAATGATGGACCTTTCTGACCAGGACACCATGGACGTGTTTCTCAGCTGCGGGACAGAGGATAACAATGTTGCCGGTCTCCTGCCAG AGCCCAGCCACTACCAGGAGGAAATCACCCTGCAAGTGCCCAATGCAGCCGAGATCAAATCTCGGATCTCGTCTACATCCTCCGTCTCCACAGACCTGAACAGCCTGGACACCAGCGAGGAGGGGGCCGAGACCCCCGTGGTGCAGTCGGATGACGACGAGCCCCAGGAGGACAGCCCTGAAGTCCAGGCGGCCAGAAGCTAG
- the DBNDD2 gene encoding dysbindin domain-containing protein 2 isoform X3, producing MEHGQRGLEPEQMQQQLKLRDRQKFFEEVFQHDVDFFFPMSHLQIEHRRPPLGSISSMEVNVDMLEQMEMMDLSDQDTMDVFLSCGTEDNNVAGLLPEPSHYQEEITLQVPNAAEIKSRISSTSSVSTDLNSLDTSEEGAETPVVQSDDDEPQEDSPEVQAARS from the exons ATGGAGCATGGGCAGCGGGGACTAGAGCCAGAGCAGATGCAGCAGCAGCTCAAATTACGTGACAGGCAGAAGTTCTTTGAGGAGGTTTTCCAGCATGATGTGGATTTCTTCTTCCCCATGTCTCACCTGCAGATAGAGCACAGGAGAC CTCCGCTGGGcagcatttcctccatggaggTGAATGTGGATATGCTGGAGCAGATGGAAATGATGGACCTTTCTGACCAGGACACCATGGACGTGTTTCTCAGCTGCGGGACAGAGGATAACAATGTTGCCGGTCTCCTGCCAG AGCCCAGCCACTACCAGGAGGAAATCACCCTGCAAGTGCCCAATGCAGCCGAGATCAAATCTCGGATCTCGTCTACATCCTCCGTCTCCACAGACCTGAACAGCCTGGACACCAGCGAGGAGGGGGCCGAGACCCCCGTGGTGCAGTCGGATGACGACGAGCCCCAGGAGGACAGCCCTGAAGTCCAGGCGGCCAGAAGCTAG
- the DBNDD2 gene encoding dysbindin domain-containing protein 2 isoform X1, with product MSGPGAHSQSRRLPSDMEHGQRGLEPEQMQQQLKLRDRQKFFEEVFQHDVDFFFPMSHLQIEHRRPPLGSISSMEVNVDMLEQMEMMDLSDQDTMDVFLSCGTEDNNVAGLLPEPSHYQEEITLQVPNAAEIKSRISSTSSVSTDLNSLDTSEEGAETPVVQSDDDEPQEDSPEVQAARS from the exons CTGACATGGAGCATGGGCAGCGGGGACTAGAGCCAGAGCAGATGCAGCAGCAGCTCAAATTACGTGACAGGCAGAAGTTCTTTGAGGAGGTTTTCCAGCATGATGTGGATTTCTTCTTCCCCATGTCTCACCTGCAGATAGAGCACAGGAGAC CTCCGCTGGGcagcatttcctccatggaggTGAATGTGGATATGCTGGAGCAGATGGAAATGATGGACCTTTCTGACCAGGACACCATGGACGTGTTTCTCAGCTGCGGGACAGAGGATAACAATGTTGCCGGTCTCCTGCCAG AGCCCAGCCACTACCAGGAGGAAATCACCCTGCAAGTGCCCAATGCAGCCGAGATCAAATCTCGGATCTCGTCTACATCCTCCGTCTCCACAGACCTGAACAGCCTGGACACCAGCGAGGAGGGGGCCGAGACCCCCGTGGTGCAGTCGGATGACGACGAGCCCCAGGAGGACAGCCCTGAAGTCCAGGCGGCCAGAAGCTAG